The genome window CTGTATTCAAACTTTCGCCTGCACGGGACGCTGCGTTCTCTTGCCTTGGCCGTGTTGTGTCTGTTTGCGTGGCTGACCGCGACCGCACCGGCCTTCGCCGCCGATACGTCCAAAGCGCCGCAACGCATCATTTCGATGTCGCCGTCCATCACCGAGTTCCTGTTTGAGCTGGGCGTCGGCGACCGGGTGGTCGGCGTCACCAGTTTCTGCGTCCATCCCCAGGAAGCCTGCCGGCTTCCGAAAATCGGCAGCCTGCTGCACCCCAGCCTCGAACGTTGGATCACGCTCAACCCGGACCTCGTCATCCACCAGGCCACCAGCCACACACTCAAAGACAACGCGCTCAATCTGGGTATTCAAACCCTCGCCGTGGAAATGCAAAGCCTCGCCAGCATTTATGAGTCGGTGCGCAAAATGGGAAAAGTCCTGCATTGCGAAGACGCCGCCGAGCGTCTCATCACCCGTCTGCAATCGGGCATCGACCACTACCGGCAGAAGCTGAAAAATCATCCGCGTAAATCCGTGCTGCTGATCCTGGGGGATACCGATGCCCCCGGACGCAGTCTTTACGCCGTCAGCCGCATCGCGTTTCTGGGTGAACTGCTGGAACTGGCGGGCGGCGCCAATATC of Nitrospina watsonii contains these proteins:
- a CDS encoding ABC transporter substrate-binding protein, with amino-acid sequence MTVRPAKNFFPHPHLYSNFRLHGTLRSLALAVLCLFAWLTATAPAFAADTSKAPQRIISMSPSITEFLFELGVGDRVVGVTSFCVHPQEACRLPKIGSLLHPSLERWITLNPDLVIHQATSHTLKDNALNLGIQTLAVEMQSLASIYESVRKMGKVLHCEDAAERLITRLQSGIDHYRQKLKNHPRKSVLLILGDTDAPGRSLYAVSRIAFLGELLELAGGANIVADTVAPYPKINKEYIIDQSPQVIIEAGPASNMSAGEKSARLREWGRFSTIRAVSTGNVHFIGADYILIPGPRLLNILDDFARVLHPDLFSAPSDSPGKG